A window of Chlamydiota bacterium genomic DNA:
CGACTACATCATCCAAGATAATAAAATCGTTATCATCGATGAACATACAGGACGCGCACAACCAGGAAGACGTTTTTCAGATGGTTTGCATCAATCCATCGAAGCCAAAGAAGGTGTGAAAATCCAAGAAGAAACACAAACATATGCCACAATCACTTTACAAAACTATTTTAGACTTTACGACAAATTGGCTGGAATGAGTGGAACAGCCATGACAGAAGCGCGTGAATTAGATGACATTTATAAACTCTATGTTGTTGTCGTTCCTACCTACAAACCTTCTCAACGCACGGATTACAATGATGAGATTTACATGACAGAAAGGGAAAAATACCACGCCATTTTAAAAGCAATCAAAGAGCTGCATGCACAAGGCAGACCCATTTTGATCGGCACAGAATCTGTAGAAATCTCTGAAAAATTGTCTCGCATTTTCAAAACAAATAATCTGCCGCACACGATTTTGAATGCGCGCCATCATGAAAAAGAAGCCGAGGTTATTGCACAAGCTGGACAAAAAGGAGCGATTACCATTTCGACAAACATGGCAGGTCGTGGAACAGATATTAAACTTGGAGAAGGTGTTGCTAAATTGGGTGGTTTACATGTACTTGGCACCACAAGACACCATTCTAGACGTATCGATCGCCAACTCAGAGGACGGTCTGCTAGGTTAGGAGATCCTGGATCTACAAAATTCTACGCCTCTTTTGAAGATTCTTTAATTCGCATGTTTGCATCACCTAAAATGACGCAACTCATCCAACGTTTTAGACCTCCTGAAGGAGAAGCGATCACTTCTCCTATCCTTACACGTTCGATTGAAACAGCACAAAAACGCATTGAGCAGCGCAATTTCACCATTCGCAAACATACACTTGAATATGATGACGTGATGAACACACAAAGAAAAGAGGTGTACCATTATCGCTTAGAGCTTTTAAAAGCATCGAATTTGATGCCCTATGCAGAAGAAATCATTATACATGTGATCGAACACATCACATCAGAACTTAATCCATTTGATTCAAAACTTTTTGCTGAATGTTTAATGGAGCAATTCCCCCTCACTTTTGAAACGCAGGATTTTTCAAACACAAAACAAGAGGCAGAAAAACAAGCTATAGAAAAACTCCACCAAGCTTTTTTAACAAAAATCACACACCAAAAAACAAAACTCAAAGAACATCATGAGCTTATAGAAAACTTGTCCAATGCAGGATTGATCACAGCGCAAATCGATGACGTGAATGTTGACGATATGCTTTATCAAATTCTAAGAACACTGTTTGTCTCAAGTATTGATAAACAATGGCAAGAGCATCTGCTTCACATCGACCATTTGCGTACAGAAGTGGGCATGCGTGCCATTGGGCAAAAGGATCCCCTAATGGAATTTAAACACGAATCATTTACACTATTTGATCGTTTCATCAACACTTTGCGCCAAATCATCGCAAAAAGCCTCTTTAAATTTGAAATCAATGTTCCTGACACACAAGCCATCGAACAGCGCTTAGCACAACTGCAGATGACAAAAGAACGTTCATTTATGGATGCGCCCACACCTCAAGCAGAAAAAACGATTGAAATTGAACCTGTGCAAGAGACAAAAAAACCGAATCGCAACGATCCTTGTCCTTGTGGCTCTGGGAAAAAATACAAGAAATGCTGCGGCTTTGCAGCAAGCATCAGTTCTTAGATTTGAGTTTTTTGTAATTTCTAATCCCAAAATAGATGGAAATCGTAGAGAGCAGAAAGATAAAAAGCGTGTATGTAGCATTGTAACGCAAGGTTAAATATCCCTCTTGTGAAAATAAGAAAATCCCACAACTTAAAATAAAAAGTGTCATTCCTGGAAGCAAAAAAAGTAGGCTCATAATTTGATGGCGAGATTGTTCATGATCATTAATTTCTCTATCTAATTCTTGTTTTGGAAGGCTTGTCGATTCATCACTAAATTCGAATGAAGGTTTGATAGGACTTTGTGGAACATTTGTAAACTCATAGATTCCATCAAACAGCTTTTCGTTTTGACTACGATCCGTTCCCTCAAAGCTTCCTCCGCAAAAAGGACATGTGACAACCTCTTCGGGAACTTCCCCTCCACAATCCCAACAAAGCTTTCTTCTTTTCGTATAGACCATATTGGTTTCAAGTGTGCATCACATGTAAAAAATAAGCAAATGGAATTTTTTTTCTAACAAAATTTACTGCGTAACATCAATTATGAACAAACATTCTTTTTAATTTTACGTGTTTGAATACACCTTTTCATTTAACCGAATTTAGAGTATACTTAGTCCCATGACTCAAAGGCATACGTATGATATTATTGTGATTGGAAGTGGGCCTGGTGGCTATGTGGCCGCTATTAAGGCAGCACAAGCAAAAAAATCTGTAGCGCTCATCGAAGCTAAAGATTTAGGAGGCACATGTCTCAATTGGGGATGCATTCCAACAAAAACCCTGATATCAAATACTCATCTTTTAAAGAAGATGAAAATGTGCCAAAAATATGGCATCCATACTACCGATCTTTCTTTTGATTATGCGCAAATGAAGACGAGAAAAGATCATGTTGTGTCTAAAATCCGCACCTCTTTAGAAGGATTATTAAAAGCCAATAAGATCGACATTATCCGCGGTTTTGCAAAATTTGAAGCGCCCTTTAAAGTCAAAGTGCAAGGAGAGAATAGCGGTTTTTATGAAGGCGAAAAAATGATCATTGCTACGGGAAGTGAGTCTCGATCCATACCCGCTTTTCCCATCGATAATGAAAGCATATTGGGCGCAAGAGCCATGCTAGAACAAACACACCTTCCCAAACGCCTTGCCATCATTGGTGGTGGTGTCATTGGATGTGAATTTGCTTCTCTTTATCGAGAACTGGGTGTTGAAATCACCATTTTTGAGATGCTCGATCGGATTATTCCCATGGAATCTAGTATTTTATCCGAATTTTTAACAAAAACCTTCCAAAAGACAAATGTGGAGATTAAAACAAGTGTTCAAGTCAAGGCGATTGAAAAGCTTGAAGGAGGAATTCAAGTCATTTTAGCAGACGGGCAGGCGTTTGATTTTGATCTAGCCCTTTGTTGCGTGGGAGTGAAATTAAACACAGATCACATTGGATTAGAAAAGGTAGGAATCGTGACAAATAATGGTGCGATTGTGGTGAATGAAAAAATGGAAACCAATGTGAAAGGACACTATGCAATTGGAGATATTACAGCAAAATACATGCTCGCTCATGTCGCTTCTCATCAAGGTATTGTGGCTGCGGCAAATGCGATAGGAAAAACAGCTTCTATGCACTACAACGCCATTCCTTCTGTCATTTTCACAGATCCAGAAATCGCCTCTTGCGGCATGACAGAAGAAGCTGCCAAAGAAAAAGGGCTTGATATTGCGACAGGAACATTTCCCTTCTCTGCGCTTGGAAAATCCCAAGCATCCATAGAAACTGAAGGATTTACACACATTATTTCAGATAAAAAAACTAGGCAGATACTAGGCGGGCGTGTTGTTGGCATTGATGCAAATATACTCATCGCAGAAATTGCTCTTGCCATTCAAAACGAACTGACTTTAGAAAGTCTTTGTGAAACTGTGCATGCTCATCCAACTCTGTCAGAAAGCTGGATGGAAGCGGCTTTTTTGGCACAAAACCATCCATTGCATTGGCCCCCAAAAATATAATGGAAGATAAAAAAAAACGCATTCCTCATTATTTGCATCACTCTTTGCCCAACGCAAAAGACTTTGCTTATACCAATAAAGTGGTCAAGCAAGCCAAACTCCCCACTGTATGCGAAGAGGCCAAATGCCCCAATCGATTTGAATGTTATAGCCAAAAAATCGCCACATTTCTCACGTTAGGAAGCCGTTGCACAAGAGCATGTCCTTTTTGCGAAATTGATTTTGACAAAGCGCCACCCCCTCCTTCCAAAGATGAGGCTGTACATATTTGCAATTCGATAAAAAAATTGGGTTTAAAATATGTGATTCTAACTATGGTCACACGAGATGATTTAGAGCTAGGAGGAGCAAATGCATTTGTCTACATCTTACAAACGATCAAAACAAACTTTCCCTCTCTTACGATTGAAGTATTAACAAGTGATTTTGAAGGCAATCCCCATGCGATTCAAGTGGTTTTGAATGAGCAACCTGCAATTTTTAATCATAATATCGAGACTGTCGAAAGATTATCACCCAAAGTGCGCCATAAAGCTTCTTACTCACGTAGTTTAAAAGTCTTAGAATTTGCTAAACTGTCTAACCAAGCCAATTTTATCAAATCCGGCCTGATGGTAGGGCTTGGAGAAACACAAAAAGAAGTTCAAAAGGCCATGTATGATTTAAAAAATGTGGGCGTGGATATTGTGACAATTGGACAATATCTTCAAGCAAGCGCAAAAAAACTCAAAGTTAAAGCCTTTATTCCCCCAGAAATTTATCAAGAATATGAGCATTTTGGAAAAGAAAACGGACTTTTTGTCTACGCAGGTCCTTTAGTCCGTTCTTCTTATAATGCCGCTTCCATCCATCAAATGCTCCAATCTAAAAAACAGCATCAATCACTAACAGCCAGTGGTTTAAGTCATTAATTTTTCCGCAACTCATCTAGCTGTAATTAATTGTAATTATCTATTGATATTGTTTAATAAACATTGTATTTCGAGGTTAAAAGACAAAATGATACTCGATGAACAATGTAACGTGCATTATACTCGCAGGAGGCAAGGGAACGCGCCTCTATCCTTTGACCAAAAACCGGGCTAAGCCTGCTGTAACTTTTGGAGGAAGGATCAAATTGATTGATATTCCCATCCATTTAGCCAAAACCGCTAAGATTGAAGACATTTACATCTTAACTCAATATCTAGCGTCCTCGATTCATGAGCATATCGATGCACATTATATGGAAGATAAGATCGAGCTCATTTGCCCTAACAAACAAGAAAATATTGTCTTTGAGGGCACAGCAGACGCTATTCGAAAAAATCTGCACATATTTGAGCCTCTAGATACAGAATACTTTCTCGTCCTTTCAGGAGATCATGTGTATGACTTTGATTTT
This region includes:
- the lpd gene encoding Dihydrolipoyl dehydrogenase; amino-acid sequence: MTQRHTYDIIVIGSGPGGYVAAIKAAQAKKSVALIEAKDLGGTCLNWGCIPTKTLISNTHLLKKMKMCQKYGIHTTDLSFDYAQMKTRKDHVVSKIRTSLEGLLKANKIDIIRGFAKFEAPFKVKVQGENSGFYEGEKMIIATGSESRSIPAFPIDNESILGARAMLEQTHLPKRLAIIGGGVIGCEFASLYRELGVEITIFEMLDRIIPMESSILSEFLTKTFQKTNVEIKTSVQVKAIEKLEGGIQVILADGQAFDFDLALCCVGVKLNTDHIGLEKVGIVTNNGAIVVNEKMETNVKGHYAIGDITAKYMLAHVASHQGIVAAANAIGKTASMHYNAIPSVIFTDPEIASCGMTEEAAKEKGLDIATGTFPFSALGKSQASIETEGFTHIISDKKTRQILGGRVVGIDANILIAEIALAIQNELTLESLCETVHAHPTLSESWMEAAFLAQNHPLHWPPKI
- the lipA2 gene encoding Lipoyl synthase 2; the encoded protein is MEDKKKRIPHYLHHSLPNAKDFAYTNKVVKQAKLPTVCEEAKCPNRFECYSQKIATFLTLGSRCTRACPFCEIDFDKAPPPPSKDEAVHICNSIKKLGLKYVILTMVTRDDLELGGANAFVYILQTIKTNFPSLTIEVLTSDFEGNPHAIQVVLNEQPAIFNHNIETVERLSPKVRHKASYSRSLKVLEFAKLSNQANFIKSGLMVGLGETQKEVQKAMYDLKNVGVDIVTIGQYLQASAKKLKVKAFIPPEIYQEYEHFGKENGLFVYAGPLVRSSYNAASIHQMLQSKKQHQSLTASGLSH